A single region of the Camelus dromedarius isolate mCamDro1 chromosome 21, mCamDro1.pat, whole genome shotgun sequence genome encodes:
- the ITPKB gene encoding inositol-trisphosphate 3-kinase B isoform X2, translated as MAMYCYALNSLVIMNSANQVKSGGGPRPSSSETPPPPRRVALSPGSGSVFSPGTGTSFLFPPAESLSPEEPGSPPGWRSGRRRLNSSSGSGSGSGSSVGSPSWAGRLRREGQQVVTTGTLSPPGPEEAKRKLRILQRELQNVQVNQKVGMFEAHIQAQSSAAQAPRSPRLGRARSPSPCPFRSISQPPGRVLAQSEERRTKSWGEQCPETSGADSGRRGGAPSLCLSKDKEGVTPMPCPAARSGSGAQGPAASVRMEKGVPARPHCGSPIAVEVDKSFSPPLGTQSCQAPLLGLDRVNLAMATEVAVRATSAGPHHPHDPALLEQSERAQELGGVHPRKALAESQGQFPGGETSPAPERGGPHSGDPPGKVGKGNLPCGLLGSGALETDKRPERTVDVQSLEEPSEARSWFRQSGHLGSIGPKGTQSGDVVVRESLLPSSRVDEGSQMLDLLGGSGSAQPGTREVEAGIASGEMLEPLPCWEAAKDLKEPQCLPGDKVGVQPGSSRVWLGPMEEARLAWTCGTRVQSEGTWGSLPQDRDVHPSPERLSPDQKDKTSLREACSRSNIPAVIITDMGAQEDGALEEAQGSPQGSLPLRKLSSSSASSTGFSSSYEDSEEDISSDPERCLDPNSAFLHTLDQQKPRVIVAVESCL; from the coding sequence ATGGCTATGTACTGCTATGCACTTAACAGCCTGGTGATCATGAATAGCGCCAACCAGGTGAAGAGCGGCGGCGGCCCTCGGCCCAGTAGTAGCGAGACGCCCCCGCCGCCGCGGAGGGTCGCGTTGAGCCCTGGCAGCGGCAGCGTTTTCAGCCCCGGGACTGGcacctctttcctcttccccccAGCCGAGTCGTTGTCGCCCGAAGAGCCCGGGAGTCCCCCGGGCTGGCGCAGTGGTCGGCGCAGGCTGAATAGtagcagcggcagcggcagcggcagcggcagcagcgtGGGCAGCCCGAGTTGGGCGGGTCGCCTGAGAAGAGAAGGGCAGCAGGTGGTGACCACCGGTACCCTTTCCCCTCCCGGGCCAGAGGAGGCCAAGAGGAAGCTTCGAATCCTGCAGCGCGAGTTGCAGAACGTACAGGTGAACCAGAAAGTGGGCATGTTTGAGGCGCACATCCAGGCGCAGAGCTCCGCGGCTCAAGCGCCCCGCAGCCCGCGTCTGGGCAGAGCTCGTTCGCCCTCGCCGTGTCCCTTCCGCAGCATCAGTCAGCCCCCAGGACGGGTCCTGGCCCAGAGCGAGGAGCGGAGGACAAAGTCCTGGGGGGAACAATGTCCAGAGACTTCAGGGGCCGACtcggggaggagaggaggggcgcCCAGCCTGTGCCTCTCGAAGGACAAGGAGGGAGTGACACCCATGCCCTGCCCGGCCGCCCGGTCAGGATCAGGTGCTCAGGGTCCAGCCGCTTCGGTGAGAATGGAGAAGGGGGTACCTGCCAGACCCCACTGTGGCTCACCCATTGCTGTGGAAGTTGACAAGAGTTTCTCTCCTCCTTTGGGAACTCAGAGCTGCCAGGCTCCCTTGTTAGGGTTGGACCGAGTGAACTTAGCAATGGCCACAGAAGTGGCAGTGAGAGCCACATCCGCTGGGCCACACCATCCTCACGACCCTGCCCTCCTTGAGCAGTCTGAGAGGGCCCAGGAGCTCGGGGGTGTGCACCCCCGGAAGGCCCTGGCTGAGAGTCAGGGGCAGTTTCCGGGCGGTGAGACAAGCCCAGCCCCAGAGAGAGGCGGGCCCCACAGTGGAGACCCCCCAGGGAAGGTGGGGAAAGGAAATCTGCCCTGTGGCCTGCTGGGTTCTGGGGCGCTGGAAACGGACAAAAGGCCAGAGAGgactgtggacgtgcaaagtcTGGAGGAGCCCTCCGAGGCCCGGAGCTGGTTCAGGCAGTCTGGACACCTGGGCTCCATAGGCCCCAAGGGGACCCAGAGTGGGGACGTAGTGGTCAGGGAGTCTCTGCTGCCCTCCAGCAGAGTGGATGAAGGGTCTCAGATGCTGGATTTGCTTGGAGGCAGTGGCTCAGCACAGCCAGGGACTCGGGAGGTGGAGGCGGGGATTGCTTCTGGTGAAATGCTGGAACCTTTGCCCTGTTGGGAAGCAGCAAAAGATCTGAAAGAACCTCAGTGCCTTCCTGGGGACAAGGTGGGTGTGCAGCCTGGGAGCTCCAGGGTTTGGCTGGGCCCCATGGAAGAAGCCAGGCTGGCCTGGACGTGTGGCACAAGGGTGCAATCAGAGGGGACTTGGGGAAGTCTGCCACAGGACAGAGATGTCCACCCCAGCCCAGAGCGGCTTTCGCCAGATCAGAAGGACAAGACTTCCCTGAGAGAGGCCTGCAGCCGAAGCAATATACCTGCCGTCATAATTACAGACATGGGTGCCCAGGAGGATGGGGCCTTGGAGGAGGCGCAGGGAAGCCCTCAGGGCAGCTTGCCACTGAGGAAActgtcctcttcctctgcctcctccactggcttctcctcctcctaTGAAGATTCAGAGGAGGACATCTCCAGTGACCCTGAGCGCTGCCTGGACCCCAACTCTGCCTTCCTACATACTCTAGACCAGCAGAAGCCCAGAGTG